The following proteins are co-located in the Eptesicus fuscus isolate TK198812 chromosome 9, DD_ASM_mEF_20220401, whole genome shotgun sequence genome:
- the DMAP1 gene encoding DNA methyltransferase 1-associated protein 1 codes for MATGADVRDILELGGPEGDAASGTISKKDIINPDKKKSKKSSETLTFKRPEGMHREVYALLYSDKKDAPPLLPSDTGQGYRTVKAKLGSKKVRPWKWMPFTNPARKDGAMFFHWRRAAEEGKDYPFARFNKTVQVPVYSEQEYQLYLHDDAWTKAETDHLFDLSRRFDLRFVVIHDRYDHQQFKKRSVEDLKERYYHICAKLANVRAVPGTDLKIPVFDAGHERRRKEQLERLYNRTPEQVAEEEYLLQELRKIEARKKEREKRSQDLQKLITAADTTAEQRRTERKAPKKKLPQKKEAEKPAVPETAGIKFPDFKSAGVTLRSQRMKLPSSVGQKKIKALEQMLLELGVELSPTPTEELVHMFNELRSDLVLLYELKQACANCEYELQMLRHRHEALARAGVLGAPATPASGPAPASAESAVPESGLAPDLTKDTIIDVVGAPLTPNSRKRRESASSSSSVKKAKKP; via the exons ATGGCTACTGGCGCGGATGTGCGGGACATTCTAGAACTTGGGGGTCCGGAGGGGGATGCAGCCTCCGGGACCATCAGCAAGAAGGACATTATCAACCCGGACAAG AAAAAGTCCAAGAAGTCCTCGGAGACGCTGACTTTCAAGAGGCCGGAGGGCATGCACCGGGAGGTCTATGCACTGCTTTACTCTGACAAGAA GGATGCACCCCCACTGCTACCCAGTGACACTGGTCAAGGCTACCGCACAGTGAAGGCCAAGCTGGGCTCCAAGAAGGTACGGCCCTGGAAGTGGATGCCATTCACTAACCCAGCCCGCAAGGATGGAGCTATGTTCTTCCACTGGCGACGAGCCGCCGAGGAGGGCAAAGACTACCCCTTCGCCAGGTTCAATAAG ACGGTGCAGGTGCCCGTGTATTCAGAGCAGGAGTACCAGCTCTATCTTCATGACGACGCTTGGACTAAAGCAGAAACTGATCACCTCTTCGATCTCAGCCGCCGCTTTGATCTTCGTTTTGTAGTTATCCATGACCGGTATGACCACCAGCAGTTCAAG AAGCGTTCCGTGGAGGACTTGAAGGAACGGTACTACCACATCTGTGCTAAGCTTGCCAATGTGCGGGCTGTGCCAGGCACAGACCTTAAGATACCAGTCTTTGATGCTGGGCATGAGCGACGGCGGAAGGAACAGCTGGAGCGCCTCTATAACCGGACCCCAGAGCAG GTGGCAGAGGAGGAGTACTTGCTACAGGAGCTGCGCAAGATCGAGGCCCGGAAGAAGGAGCGGGAGAAGCGCAGTCAGGACCTGCAGAAGCTGATAACGGCGGCGGACACCACTGCAGAGCAGCGGCGCACTGAACGCAAGGCCCCCAAGAAGAAGCTACCCCAGAAAAAGGAGGCCGAGAAGCCG GCTGTTCCTGAGACGGCAGGCATCAAGTTTCCAGACTTCAAGTCTGCAGGTGTCACGCTGAGGAGCCAGCGG ATGAAGCTGCCAAGCTCTGTGGGACAGAAGAAGATCAAGGCCTTGGAACAGATGCTGTTGGAGCTGGGTGTAG AACTGAGCCCCACACCCACGGAGGAGTTGGTGCACATGTTCAACGAGCTGCGGAGTGACCTGGTGCTGCTCTACGAGCTCAAGCAGGCCTGTGCCAACTGCGAGTATGAGCTTCAGATGCTGCGGCACCGGCACGAGGCACTGGCCCGGGCTGGCGTGCTGGGGGCCCCTGCCACACCAGCGTCAGGCCCGGCCCCGGCCTCTGCTGAGTCAGCGGTACCTGAATCTGGTCTTGCCCCTGATCTCACCAAGGACACCATCATTGATGTGGTGGGTGCACCTCTCACGCCCAATTCG AGGAAGCGACGGGAATCGGCCTCCAGCTCCTCTTCTGTGAAGAAAGCCAAGAAGCCATGA